One region of Poecile atricapillus isolate bPoeAtr1 chromosome 8, bPoeAtr1.hap1, whole genome shotgun sequence genomic DNA includes:
- the CCDC50 gene encoding coiled-coil domain-containing protein 50 isoform X3 — MAGIGIDHSKLPRVKEVCRDFAILEDHTLAHNLQEQEIEHHLATNVQRNRLVQHDLQMAKQLQEEEDKKARAQIQKHQKDLERQDCEIAQEIQVKLAFEAEERRRQEEKDEDIARLLQQKELQEEKKRKKHYPESQGHTGYEESYYAENGGTNLRGMKQGMYDGRRMEQELSDAEIARKLQEEELLANEADQKAAQVAQDEEIARLLMAEEKKALRKEKEREKSSFEKRRHDQDWKPDAGESTRSRSREGPETQRHRSDRPSRSQPHLDDFEHSRYYTSQPSPLRQMPKPEHSPKGSRRKQ, encoded by the exons TATGTCGAGACTTTGCTATTCTGGAAGATCATACCTTGGCCCATAATTTACAGGAACAAGAGA TTGAGCATCACTTGGCCACAAATGTTCAGCGTAATCGTCTGGTGCAACATGACTTGCAGATGGCCAAGCAACTGCAAGAGGAGGAGGATAAGAAAGCTCGTGCTCAAATCCAGAAACACCAAAAAGACTT GGAACGACAGGACTGCGAGATTGCTCAGGAAATCCAAGTGAAGCTTGCGTTTGAAGCAGAGGAACGCCGCAGGCAAGAGGAAAAAGACGAG GATATTGCCCGTCTCCTACAACAGAAAGaactgcaggaagaaaaaaagcgCAAGAAGCACTACCCAGAgtcccagggacacacaggctATGAAGAGAGTTATTATGCAGAAAATGGAG GCACTAATTTGAGGGGGATGAAACAAGGCATGTACGATGGACGCCGAATGGAACAGGAATTGTCTGATGCAGAGATTGCTCGCaagctgcaggaggaagagctCCTG GCTAATGAAGCAGATCAGAAGGCAGCTCAAGTAGCCCAAGATGAG GAAATTGCTCGTCTCTTGAtggctgaggagaaaaaagctttaagaaaagagaaagagagagaaaagtctTCCTTTGAAAAGAGGAGGCATGACCAAGATTGGAAG CCTGATGCAGGCGAGTCCACACGGTCAAGGTCAAGAGAAGGGCCCGAAACTCAGCgacacagaagtgacaggcctTCAAG GTCACAGCCTCACCTGGATGACTTTGAACACTCTCGGTATTACAcgagccagcccagccccttgCGCCAGATGCCCAAACCTGAGCATTCTCCTAAAG gttCCCGTAGGAAGCAGTAA
- the CCDC50 gene encoding coiled-coil domain-containing protein 50 isoform X1, whose translation MAGIGIDHSKLPRVKEVCRDFAILEDHTLAHNLQEQEIEHHLATNVQRNRLVQHDLQMAKQLQEEEDKKARAQIQKHQKDLERQDCEIAQEIQVKLAFEAEERRRQEEKDEDIARLLQQKELQEEKKRKKHYPESQGHTGYEESYYAENGEQPWGDPREQICEPPRAHSHGRCRHQQRERRGPPSPLPRGAPKHGHSTSEGCQRSPQLREASNGHQQEQRTASQGRSRRHPSLDLEGEIEHRAYDHSNSWELRERRTAGREKERRPLSLDLELEHGFTEEARHSRKPPRQDREKHLPLLEMELEAEQETWHRGGRRHPEKHKSRHQGHSSHRMARDEKLCDAESRDDHRRGEAKAYKRAGHRRHSPSPHAVSQGKVGDCQRDPGTNLRGMKQGMYDGRRMEQELSDAEIARKLQEEELLANEADQKAAQVAQDEEIARLLMAEEKKALRKEKEREKSSFEKRRHDQDWKPDAGESTRSRSREGPETQRHRSDRPSRSQPHLDDFEHSRYYTSQPSPLRQMPKPEHSPKGSRRKQ comes from the exons TATGTCGAGACTTTGCTATTCTGGAAGATCATACCTTGGCCCATAATTTACAGGAACAAGAGA TTGAGCATCACTTGGCCACAAATGTTCAGCGTAATCGTCTGGTGCAACATGACTTGCAGATGGCCAAGCAACTGCAAGAGGAGGAGGATAAGAAAGCTCGTGCTCAAATCCAGAAACACCAAAAAGACTT GGAACGACAGGACTGCGAGATTGCTCAGGAAATCCAAGTGAAGCTTGCGTTTGAAGCAGAGGAACGCCGCAGGCAAGAGGAAAAAGACGAG GATATTGCCCGTCTCCTACAACAGAAAGaactgcaggaagaaaaaaagcgCAAGAAGCACTACCCAGAgtcccagggacacacaggctATGAAGAGAGTTATTATGCAGAAAATGGAG agcagccctggggtgaCCCCAGAGAGCAGATTTGTGAACCTCCCAGAGCACACAGTCACGGCAGGTGCAGGCACCAGCAGAGAGAGCGCCGAGGACCCCCCTCGCCTTTGCCCCGCGGTGCCCCCAAACACGGGCACTCCACCTCAGAGGGCTGCCAAAGGTCTCCTCAGCTGAGGGAGGCCAGCAATGGccatcagcaggagcagaggacaGCCAGCCAGGGAAGGTCCAGGAGACATCCCAGCCTTGACCTGGAAGGAGAGATTGAGCACCGTGCCTATGATCACAGCAATAGCTGGGAGCTGCGGGAGAGGAGGACAGCTggcagggagaaggagaggagaCCTCTCAGTCTTGACCTGGAATTGGAGCATGGATTCACAGAAGAAGCACGGCACAGCAGAAAGCCACCAAGGCAAGACAGAGAAAAGCACCTTCCTCTTCTTGAGATGGAAttggaggcagagcaggagacCTGGCATCGGGGTGGCAGACGGCACCCTGAGAAACATAAATCTCGTCATCAGGGCCACTCGTCACACAGGATGGCACGTGATGAGAAGCTCTGTGATGCTGAATCTAGAGATGACCATAGGAGGGGTGAGGCAAAAGCCTACAAAAGGGCAGGACACAGGAGACACTCCCCATCCCCTCATGCTGTGAGCCAGGGGAAGGTTGGAGACTGCCAGCGAGACCCAG GCACTAATTTGAGGGGGATGAAACAAGGCATGTACGATGGACGCCGAATGGAACAGGAATTGTCTGATGCAGAGATTGCTCGCaagctgcaggaggaagagctCCTG GCTAATGAAGCAGATCAGAAGGCAGCTCAAGTAGCCCAAGATGAG GAAATTGCTCGTCTCTTGAtggctgaggagaaaaaagctttaagaaaagagaaagagagagaaaagtctTCCTTTGAAAAGAGGAGGCATGACCAAGATTGGAAG CCTGATGCAGGCGAGTCCACACGGTCAAGGTCAAGAGAAGGGCCCGAAACTCAGCgacacagaagtgacaggcctTCAAG GTCACAGCCTCACCTGGATGACTTTGAACACTCTCGGTATTACAcgagccagcccagccccttgCGCCAGATGCCCAAACCTGAGCATTCTCCTAAAG gttCCCGTAGGAAGCAGTAA
- the CCDC50 gene encoding coiled-coil domain-containing protein 50 isoform X2, whose protein sequence is MAKQLQEEEDKKARAQIQKHQKDLERQDCEIAQEIQVKLAFEAEERRRQEEKDEDIARLLQQKELQEEKKRKKHYPESQGHTGYEESYYAENGEQPWGDPREQICEPPRAHSHGRCRHQQRERRGPPSPLPRGAPKHGHSTSEGCQRSPQLREASNGHQQEQRTASQGRSRRHPSLDLEGEIEHRAYDHSNSWELRERRTAGREKERRPLSLDLELEHGFTEEARHSRKPPRQDREKHLPLLEMELEAEQETWHRGGRRHPEKHKSRHQGHSSHRMARDEKLCDAESRDDHRRGEAKAYKRAGHRRHSPSPHAVSQGKVGDCQRDPGTNLRGMKQGMYDGRRMEQELSDAEIARKLQEEELLANEADQKAAQVAQDEEIARLLMAEEKKALRKEKEREKSSFEKRRHDQDWKPDAGESTRSRSREGPETQRHRSDRPSRSQPHLDDFEHSRYYTSQPSPLRQMPKPEHSPKGSRRKQ, encoded by the exons ATGGCCAAGCAACTGCAAGAGGAGGAGGATAAGAAAGCTCGTGCTCAAATCCAGAAACACCAAAAAGACTT GGAACGACAGGACTGCGAGATTGCTCAGGAAATCCAAGTGAAGCTTGCGTTTGAAGCAGAGGAACGCCGCAGGCAAGAGGAAAAAGACGAG GATATTGCCCGTCTCCTACAACAGAAAGaactgcaggaagaaaaaaagcgCAAGAAGCACTACCCAGAgtcccagggacacacaggctATGAAGAGAGTTATTATGCAGAAAATGGAG agcagccctggggtgaCCCCAGAGAGCAGATTTGTGAACCTCCCAGAGCACACAGTCACGGCAGGTGCAGGCACCAGCAGAGAGAGCGCCGAGGACCCCCCTCGCCTTTGCCCCGCGGTGCCCCCAAACACGGGCACTCCACCTCAGAGGGCTGCCAAAGGTCTCCTCAGCTGAGGGAGGCCAGCAATGGccatcagcaggagcagaggacaGCCAGCCAGGGAAGGTCCAGGAGACATCCCAGCCTTGACCTGGAAGGAGAGATTGAGCACCGTGCCTATGATCACAGCAATAGCTGGGAGCTGCGGGAGAGGAGGACAGCTggcagggagaaggagaggagaCCTCTCAGTCTTGACCTGGAATTGGAGCATGGATTCACAGAAGAAGCACGGCACAGCAGAAAGCCACCAAGGCAAGACAGAGAAAAGCACCTTCCTCTTCTTGAGATGGAAttggaggcagagcaggagacCTGGCATCGGGGTGGCAGACGGCACCCTGAGAAACATAAATCTCGTCATCAGGGCCACTCGTCACACAGGATGGCACGTGATGAGAAGCTCTGTGATGCTGAATCTAGAGATGACCATAGGAGGGGTGAGGCAAAAGCCTACAAAAGGGCAGGACACAGGAGACACTCCCCATCCCCTCATGCTGTGAGCCAGGGGAAGGTTGGAGACTGCCAGCGAGACCCAG GCACTAATTTGAGGGGGATGAAACAAGGCATGTACGATGGACGCCGAATGGAACAGGAATTGTCTGATGCAGAGATTGCTCGCaagctgcaggaggaagagctCCTG GCTAATGAAGCAGATCAGAAGGCAGCTCAAGTAGCCCAAGATGAG GAAATTGCTCGTCTCTTGAtggctgaggagaaaaaagctttaagaaaagagaaagagagagaaaagtctTCCTTTGAAAAGAGGAGGCATGACCAAGATTGGAAG CCTGATGCAGGCGAGTCCACACGGTCAAGGTCAAGAGAAGGGCCCGAAACTCAGCgacacagaagtgacaggcctTCAAG GTCACAGCCTCACCTGGATGACTTTGAACACTCTCGGTATTACAcgagccagcccagccccttgCGCCAGATGCCCAAACCTGAGCATTCTCCTAAAG gttCCCGTAGGAAGCAGTAA